From one Cucurbita pepo subsp. pepo cultivar mu-cu-16 chromosome LG17, ASM280686v2, whole genome shotgun sequence genomic stretch:
- the LOC111778476 gene encoding protein REDUCED WALL ACETYLATION 2-like isoform X3, with amino-acid sequence MLLRAACEFGFLLAYFYICDRTDIFESSKKSYNRDLFFFLLFLLIMVSAITSFKIHLDKSPFSVKPILFLNRHQTEEWKGWMQVIFLMYHYFAAREIYNVGRVCVAAYVWMTGFGNFSYYYIRKDFSFSRFAQMMWRLNFLVFGCCIVLDNSYMLYYICPLHTFFSLTVYGFVGILNKYNEIRSVIAVKFLACFLIVIIVWEIPGVFDVLWEPFTFILGYKDPNRLAEQLPPMYEWHFRTGLDRYIWILGMLYAFYYPTAEKWIEKLDEAKLKRRILIKTTIVVTSSMAAYLWYEYIFKLDSITYNKYHPYTSWIPITAYICIRNVTQSTRSYTLLVFGWIGKISLDTYISQFHIWLRSNAPDAQPKLLLTIIPDYPLLNFMLTTIILMAASYRLSELTNTFKTAFVPSKDNKRIMYNMISGGAIMGILYSLSFVFLKVPPALV; translated from the exons ATGCTACTCAGAGCAGC ATGTGaatttggttttcttttagCATATTTCTACATTTGTGACCGTACCGATATATTTGAATCCTCAAAGAAG AGTTACAATCGagatcttttcttcttccttttattcCTTCTCATCATGGTGTCAGCTATAACTTCATTCAAGATACATCTCGATAAATCGCCATTTTCAGTGAAACCCATACTGTTCTTGAATAGGCATCAAACTGAGGAGTGGAAAGGATGGATGCAG GTGATTTTTTTGATGTACCATTACTTCGCTGCAAGAGAAATTTACAATGTTGGTCGTGTATGTGTTGCTGCATATGTGTGGATGACTGGATTTGGGAATTTTTCATATTACTATATTCGCAAAGACTTTAGCTTTTCCAGATTTGCTCAG ATGATGTGGCGGCTTAATTTCTTGGTGTTTGGTTGCTGCATTGTCCTTGACAACAGTTACATGCTATACTATATCTGCCCCTTGCAcacttttttctctcttacgGTATACGGCTTTGTTGGTATTCTGAACAAGTACAATGAGATTAGATCCGTCATTGCTGTGAAATTCTTGGCTTGCTTCTTGATCGTTATCATAGTATGGGAAATACCCGGAGTGTTTGATGTGCTTTGGGAACCATTTACCTTCATTTTAG GATATAAGGATCCAAATCGATTGGCAGAACAGCTGCCTCCTATGTATGAGTGGCACTTCCGCACAGGGCTTGATCGCTATATTTGGATATTAGGCATGCTGTATGCTTTCTATTATCCAACT GCTGAGAAATGGATTGAAAAGTTAGACGAAGCCAAACTGAAGCGCAGGATATTGATCAAAACGACAATTGTTGTGACATCCTCAATG GCTGCATATCTGTGGTATGAGTACATATTCAAATTGGACAGTATTACTTACAACAAATACCATCCTTACACTTCCTGGATTCCCATTAC GGCCTATATATGTATACGAAATGTTACCCAGAGTACCCGTAGCTATACTTTGCTCGTTTTCGg TTGGATTGGAAAGATTTCACTGGACACATACATCTCGCAGTTCCATATTTGGTTAAG ATCAAATGCTCCGGATGCCCAGCCGAAATTGTTGCTGACTATCATCCCTGACTATCCTTTATTAAACTTCATGCTTACAACTATCATACTGATGGCG GCTTCTTACAGGCTGTCTGAGCTGACAAATACATTTAAAACGGCATTTGTACCTAGCAAGGACAATAAGCGCATTATGTATAACATGATCAGTGGAGGTGCAATCATGGGCATCCTCTACTCCTTGTCCTTTGTATTCCTCAAAGTGCCACCAGCGTTG GTTTGA
- the LOC111778476 gene encoding protein REDUCED WALL ACETYLATION 2-like isoform X2, with protein sequence MILLGPVTHGQVSFLIGFITTFVAWIYSEYLVFKNNSISSKVDSDVGLAEAESLSVKEDDRAVLLDGGAIKPSPYGARIPPSFSNLLRFILLEQSFLIENRMLLRAACEFGFLLAYFYICDRTDIFESSKKSYNRDLFFFLLFLLIMVSAITSFKIHLDKSPFSVKPILFLNRHQTEEWKGWMQVIFLMYHYFAAREIYNVGRVCVAAYVWMTGFGNFSYYYIRKDFSFSRFAQMMWRLNFLVFGCCIVLDNSYMLYYICPLHTFFSLTVYGFVGILNKYNEIRSVIAVKFLACFLIVIIVWEIPGVFDVLWEPFTFILGYKDPNRLAEQLPPMYEWHFRTGLDRYIWILGMLYAFYYPTAEKWIEKLDEAKLKRRILIKTTIVVTSSMAAYLWYEYIFKLDSITYNKYHPYTSWIPITAYICIRNVTQSTRSYTLLVFGWIGKISLDTYISQFHIWLRSNAPDAQPKLLLTIIPDYPLLNFMLTTIILMAASYRLSELTNTFKTAFVPSKDNKRIMYNMISGGAIMGILYSLSFVFLKVPPALV encoded by the exons ATGATCTTATTAGGTCCTGTGACGCACGGCCAG GTTTCGTTTCTAATCGGATTTATAACCACATTCGTAGCCTGGATTTATTCGGAGTacttagtatttaaaaataattcgaTCTCTTCCAAAGT AGACTCTGATGTTGGCTTGGCTGAGGCGGAAAGTCTTAGTGTAAAGGAAGATGATAGAGCTGTTTTATTAGATGGTGGAGCTATCAAGCCTAGTCCTTATGGAGCTCGAATTCCACCTTCTTTCTCTAATCTTCTCAG GTTCATATTGCTGGAACAGTCTTTCTTGATAGAAAATCGAATGCTACTCAGAGCAGC ATGTGaatttggttttcttttagCATATTTCTACATTTGTGACCGTACCGATATATTTGAATCCTCAAAGAAG AGTTACAATCGagatcttttcttcttccttttattcCTTCTCATCATGGTGTCAGCTATAACTTCATTCAAGATACATCTCGATAAATCGCCATTTTCAGTGAAACCCATACTGTTCTTGAATAGGCATCAAACTGAGGAGTGGAAAGGATGGATGCAG GTGATTTTTTTGATGTACCATTACTTCGCTGCAAGAGAAATTTACAATGTTGGTCGTGTATGTGTTGCTGCATATGTGTGGATGACTGGATTTGGGAATTTTTCATATTACTATATTCGCAAAGACTTTAGCTTTTCCAGATTTGCTCAG ATGATGTGGCGGCTTAATTTCTTGGTGTTTGGTTGCTGCATTGTCCTTGACAACAGTTACATGCTATACTATATCTGCCCCTTGCAcacttttttctctcttacgGTATACGGCTTTGTTGGTATTCTGAACAAGTACAATGAGATTAGATCCGTCATTGCTGTGAAATTCTTGGCTTGCTTCTTGATCGTTATCATAGTATGGGAAATACCCGGAGTGTTTGATGTGCTTTGGGAACCATTTACCTTCATTTTAG GATATAAGGATCCAAATCGATTGGCAGAACAGCTGCCTCCTATGTATGAGTGGCACTTCCGCACAGGGCTTGATCGCTATATTTGGATATTAGGCATGCTGTATGCTTTCTATTATCCAACT GCTGAGAAATGGATTGAAAAGTTAGACGAAGCCAAACTGAAGCGCAGGATATTGATCAAAACGACAATTGTTGTGACATCCTCAATG GCTGCATATCTGTGGTATGAGTACATATTCAAATTGGACAGTATTACTTACAACAAATACCATCCTTACACTTCCTGGATTCCCATTAC GGCCTATATATGTATACGAAATGTTACCCAGAGTACCCGTAGCTATACTTTGCTCGTTTTCGg TTGGATTGGAAAGATTTCACTGGACACATACATCTCGCAGTTCCATATTTGGTTAAG ATCAAATGCTCCGGATGCCCAGCCGAAATTGTTGCTGACTATCATCCCTGACTATCCTTTATTAAACTTCATGCTTACAACTATCATACTGATGGCG GCTTCTTACAGGCTGTCTGAGCTGACAAATACATTTAAAACGGCATTTGTACCTAGCAAGGACAATAAGCGCATTATGTATAACATGATCAGTGGAGGTGCAATCATGGGCATCCTCTACTCCTTGTCCTTTGTATTCCTCAAAGTGCCACCAGCGTTG GTTTGA
- the LOC111778263 gene encoding pentatricopeptide repeat-containing protein At3g48810, which translates to MYLKEGCSLLLKIQKPLMPFVLNSSPIINPREPNKQHLLHESDVLKQLKKERNLSSALQYFCAVANSNAFKHTASTYKLMIEKLGRECQMDVVQYILQQMKMDGVNCCEDLFVSIINSHKRAGSAEQALKMLYRIGEFGCKPTVKIYNHLLDALLTENRFQMINPVYINMKKDGLIPNVFTYNILLKALCKNDRVDAAHKLFVEMSSKGCPPDAVSYTTMVSSLCKAGKIDDARELAGRFKSSVPVYNALIDGMCKEGRVEVAIKLLGEMMVNGVDPNVISYSCIINSLCESGNVESAFALLAQMFSRGCSANIQTFTPLIRGCFMRGGFYEALELWKLMIKDGYEPNVVAYNTLIHGLCNSGSLVEALQVCDQMERSGCLPNVTTYSTLIDGFAKAGDLVGASETWNRMISHGCCPNVVAYTCMVDALCKNSMFDQANSIMEKMTLEGCTPNTVTFNTFIKGLCRNGRVEWAMKVLDRMQGHRCLPNITTYNELLDALFRTNKYVEAFGLFQEIEKGNLQPNLVTYNTILYGFSRAGMLGEALQLFCKVLVGGTTPDAITYNTMIHAYCKQGKVKTAVQLVERVRTMKEWRPDIITYTSLIWGACNWINIEEAITYLHKAMNQGICPNFATWNVLVRCFFDSLGHMGPIHILDDILGKR; encoded by the coding sequence ATGTATTTGAAAGAAGGTTGCTCTTTATTGCTGAAGATTCAGAAACCCCTGATGCCCTTCGTACTAAATTCAAGCCCCATCATCAATCCCCGTGAGCCCAATAAACAACACCTTCTGCACGAATCCGATGTGCTCAAACAATTGAAGAAGGAACGCAATCTTTCATCGGCATTACAATACTTCTGCGCTGTAGCCAATTCAAACGCTTTCAAACACACCGCATCCACGTATAAGCTCATGATTGAGAAGCTCGGCCGTGAATGTCAAATGGATGTGGTGCAATACATTTTACAGCAAATGAAGATGGATGGCGTAAATTGCTGCGAAGATTTGTTTGTAAGTATAATAAATAGTCACAAACGCGCAGGCTCCGCCGAGCAAGCGCTAAAGATGCTCTATCGGATTGGAGAGTTCGGGTGCAAGCCGACGGTGAAGATTTACAATCATCTTTTGGATGCGTTGCTGACTGAAAACAGGTTTCAGATGATCAATCCCGTGTATATTAATATGAAGAAAGACGGATTAATTCCTAATGTCTTTACATATAATATACTCTTGAAGGCACTTTGTAAGAATGATCGGGTTGATGCTGCACACAAGCTGTTTGTTGAAATGTCTAGTAAGGGCTGCCCACCCGATGCGGTTAGCTATACGACTATGGTGTCTTCACTTTGTAAAGCGGGTAAGATCGACGATGCTAGAGAGCTAGCAGGAAGATTTAAATCAAGTGTTCCTGTTTATAATGCTTTGATTGATGGGATGTGCAAAGAAGGAAGAGTTGAGGTAGCGATCAAGTTGTTAGGTGAAATGATGGTAAATGGAGTTGACCCTAATGTGATCTCATATTCGTGTATTATAAATTCTCTTTGCGAGTCGGGAAATGTTGAGTCGGCTTTTGCATTATTGGCTCAAATGTTTTCTAGAGGTTGTAGTGCCAATATCCAAACCTTTACGCCATTGATCAGGGGTTGTTTCATGAGAGGGGGATTCTATGAAGCTCTTGAATTGTGGAAGCTTATGATAAAGGATGGTTATGAGCCAAATGTAGTCGCTTACAACACTCTTATTCATGGTCTTTGCAATAGTGGGAGTTTGGTAGAAGCCTTACAAGTATGTGATCAGATGGAGAGGAGTGGCTGTCTCCCTAATGTAACTACTTACAGCACTCTAATTGATGGTTTTGCAAAAGCTGGTGATTTGGTTGGTGCATCTGAGACATGGAATAGAATGATATCCCATGGTTGTTGTCCTAATGTGGTGGCCTATACCTGCATGGTGGATGCCCTTTGTAAAAACTCGATGTTTGACCAAGCCAATTCTATTATGGAGAAGATGACTCTTGAGGGCTGTACTCCAAATACTGTAACATTTAACACGTTCATCAAAGGTTTGTGTAGAAATGGAAGAGTAGAATGGGCAATGAAAGTGCTTGATCGAATGCAAGGACATAGGTGTCTCCCTAATATCACAACTTACAATGAGTTACTTGATGCTCTATTCAGGACGAACAAGTACGTAGAggcttttgggcttttccagGAGATTGAAAAGGGAAATTTACAGCCAAACTTAGTGACTTATAATACCATTTTATATGGTTTTTCTCGAGCTGGCATGCTTGGAGAGGCGTTGCAACTTTTTTGTAAAGTACTTGTGGGGGGCACTACCCCGGATGCCATCACATATAATACTATGATACATGCCTATTGCAAGCAGGGGAAGGTTAAGACTGCAGTTCAGCTGGTGGAACGAGTTAGAACTATGAAGGAGTGGCGTCCAGATATCATCACATACACTAGCCTCATATGGGGTGCCTGCAATTGGATAAATATAGAAGAAGCCATTACTTATCTTCACAAGGCAATGAATCAAGGAATCTGCCCCAACTTTGCCACATGGAATGTATTGGTTCGGTGTTTCTTTGACTCTTTAGGTCATATGGGTCCAATTCACATTTTGGACGATATTCTGGGAAAGCGGTAA
- the LOC111778476 gene encoding protein REDUCED WALL ACETYLATION 2-like isoform X1: MILLGPVTHGQVSFLIGFITTFVAWIYSEYLVFKNNSISSKVRDSDVGLAEAESLSVKEDDRAVLLDGGAIKPSPYGARIPPSFSNLLRFILLEQSFLIENRMLLRAACEFGFLLAYFYICDRTDIFESSKKSYNRDLFFFLLFLLIMVSAITSFKIHLDKSPFSVKPILFLNRHQTEEWKGWMQVIFLMYHYFAAREIYNVGRVCVAAYVWMTGFGNFSYYYIRKDFSFSRFAQMMWRLNFLVFGCCIVLDNSYMLYYICPLHTFFSLTVYGFVGILNKYNEIRSVIAVKFLACFLIVIIVWEIPGVFDVLWEPFTFILGYKDPNRLAEQLPPMYEWHFRTGLDRYIWILGMLYAFYYPTAEKWIEKLDEAKLKRRILIKTTIVVTSSMAAYLWYEYIFKLDSITYNKYHPYTSWIPITAYICIRNVTQSTRSYTLLVFGWIGKISLDTYISQFHIWLRSNAPDAQPKLLLTIIPDYPLLNFMLTTIILMAASYRLSELTNTFKTAFVPSKDNKRIMYNMISGGAIMGILYSLSFVFLKVPPALV, translated from the exons ATGATCTTATTAGGTCCTGTGACGCACGGCCAG GTTTCGTTTCTAATCGGATTTATAACCACATTCGTAGCCTGGATTTATTCGGAGTacttagtatttaaaaataattcgaTCTCTTCCAAAGT AAGAGACTCTGATGTTGGCTTGGCTGAGGCGGAAAGTCTTAGTGTAAAGGAAGATGATAGAGCTGTTTTATTAGATGGTGGAGCTATCAAGCCTAGTCCTTATGGAGCTCGAATTCCACCTTCTTTCTCTAATCTTCTCAG GTTCATATTGCTGGAACAGTCTTTCTTGATAGAAAATCGAATGCTACTCAGAGCAGC ATGTGaatttggttttcttttagCATATTTCTACATTTGTGACCGTACCGATATATTTGAATCCTCAAAGAAG AGTTACAATCGagatcttttcttcttccttttattcCTTCTCATCATGGTGTCAGCTATAACTTCATTCAAGATACATCTCGATAAATCGCCATTTTCAGTGAAACCCATACTGTTCTTGAATAGGCATCAAACTGAGGAGTGGAAAGGATGGATGCAG GTGATTTTTTTGATGTACCATTACTTCGCTGCAAGAGAAATTTACAATGTTGGTCGTGTATGTGTTGCTGCATATGTGTGGATGACTGGATTTGGGAATTTTTCATATTACTATATTCGCAAAGACTTTAGCTTTTCCAGATTTGCTCAG ATGATGTGGCGGCTTAATTTCTTGGTGTTTGGTTGCTGCATTGTCCTTGACAACAGTTACATGCTATACTATATCTGCCCCTTGCAcacttttttctctcttacgGTATACGGCTTTGTTGGTATTCTGAACAAGTACAATGAGATTAGATCCGTCATTGCTGTGAAATTCTTGGCTTGCTTCTTGATCGTTATCATAGTATGGGAAATACCCGGAGTGTTTGATGTGCTTTGGGAACCATTTACCTTCATTTTAG GATATAAGGATCCAAATCGATTGGCAGAACAGCTGCCTCCTATGTATGAGTGGCACTTCCGCACAGGGCTTGATCGCTATATTTGGATATTAGGCATGCTGTATGCTTTCTATTATCCAACT GCTGAGAAATGGATTGAAAAGTTAGACGAAGCCAAACTGAAGCGCAGGATATTGATCAAAACGACAATTGTTGTGACATCCTCAATG GCTGCATATCTGTGGTATGAGTACATATTCAAATTGGACAGTATTACTTACAACAAATACCATCCTTACACTTCCTGGATTCCCATTAC GGCCTATATATGTATACGAAATGTTACCCAGAGTACCCGTAGCTATACTTTGCTCGTTTTCGg TTGGATTGGAAAGATTTCACTGGACACATACATCTCGCAGTTCCATATTTGGTTAAG ATCAAATGCTCCGGATGCCCAGCCGAAATTGTTGCTGACTATCATCCCTGACTATCCTTTATTAAACTTCATGCTTACAACTATCATACTGATGGCG GCTTCTTACAGGCTGTCTGAGCTGACAAATACATTTAAAACGGCATTTGTACCTAGCAAGGACAATAAGCGCATTATGTATAACATGATCAGTGGAGGTGCAATCATGGGCATCCTCTACTCCTTGTCCTTTGTATTCCTCAAAGTGCCACCAGCGTTG GTTTGA
- the LOC111778475 gene encoding probable WRKY transcription factor 48 yields the protein MKDEIPSCMLKFPMDSSSFKPSTLFDLFDLFSAATTPPPLPPSSSSSDRLLNIPSTPNSSSLSSSSDAGDLDPFNQHKLKPKIKNEKRATQPRFAFMTKTEMDHLDDGYRWRKYGQKAVKNSPYPRSYYRCTTAGCGVKKRVERSSHDPSVVVTTYEGQHNHQSPILPRGSLSASISTSAALHPPPLLFQHQQYTYTYTPPTPPPPPMELVTCGGFEPMFQCFGEERRRIGGSSPSSASFKDHGLLQDMIVPSSSSSSSSVHIPKEE from the exons atgaaagatgAGATTCCTAGTTGCATGTTGAAGTTCCCAATGGACTCGTCTTCCTTTAAGCCCTCCACTTTGTTCGACTTATTTGATCTCTTCTCTGCAGCTACCACCCCTCCGCCCCTGCcgccctcctcctcctcctccgacCGCCTTCTTAATATTCCTTCAACTCCTAATTCCTCCTCcctctcttcctcctccgaCGCCGGTGACCTGGATCCTTTCAACCAACACAA GTTGAAACCCAAAATCAAGAACGAGAAAAGGGCTACACAACCCAGATTTGCGTTCATGACCAAGACCGAAATGGATCATCTGGACGACGGTTACAGGTGGCGGAAGTACGGTCAGAAAGCCGTTAAAAACAGCCCTTACCCAAGAAGCTATTACCGCTGCACCACCGCCGGCTGCGGCGTCAAAAAGCGAGTCGAACGATCCTCCCATGACCCTTCCGTCGTCGTCACCACTTACGAAGGTCAACACAATCATCAAAGCCCCATCTTGCCACGTGGATCCCTCTCAGCATCAATTTCCACCTCCGCCGCCCTCCATCCACCGCCCCTTCTTTTCCAACACCAACAATACACCTACACCTACACTCCGCCaacgccaccgccgccgcctaTGGAGCTTGTCACGTGCGGAGGATTCGAACCGATGTTCCAGTGTTTCGGAGAAGAACGGCGTCGTATTGGTGGATCCTCTCCTAGTTCTGCTTCGTTCAAAGACCATGGGCTTCTGCAAGATATGATCGtaccctcctcctcctcctcctcctcctccgtaCACATCCCCAAAgaagagtaa